In Diorhabda carinulata isolate Delta chromosome 6, icDioCari1.1, whole genome shotgun sequence, a single genomic region encodes these proteins:
- the LOC130895344 gene encoding uncharacterized protein LOC130895344, whose product MSNSCYLFIFIVIFIPKIYGQQKCDHVSAVNGSYSVVYLKKVLPRDNDCDHDINFKYVYEGPASLWTIQNKDTFLYINIPDRNSTKCYFLLLKEHKMRRCYVNNFWKVTERLIVFTTYNPSKEAFVGDVNRYMKYGCTNQEKMVAFYSKCVNSPVLRINEYRDYLKQYYEEEKIHYQLYATAGQNTIKLLDDSVFSLFTVIILKYCLSFYFIF is encoded by the exons ATGTCCAATTCatgttatttattcatattcattgtAATATTTATTCCTAAAATCTACGGTCAACAAAAGTGTGATCATGTGAGTGCTGTTAATGGTTCATACTCTGTGGTATATTTGAAGAAAGTTCTTCCTCGTGATAACGATTGCGATCatgatataaatttcaaatatgtgTACGAGGGTCCAGCCAGTTTATGGACAATCCAAAATAAAGATAcgtttttatacataaatataccTGATAGAAATTCAACGAAGTGTTACTTCTTGTTGCTAAAAGAACATAAAATGAGGAGATGTTAtgtgaataatttttggaaagttACCGAAAGGCTTATTGTATTCACAACTTATAATCCATCTAAAGAAG CATTCGTTGGAGATGTGAATAGATATATGAAATATGGATGCACTAATCAGGAAAAAATGGTAGCTTTTTACAGCAAATGTGTGAATAGTCCAGTTTTACGTATAAACGAATATCGCGACTATTTGAAGCAAtattatgaagaagaaaaaattcattatcaacTTTATGCCACAGCTGGtcaaaatactattaaattgCTGGATGATAgcgtattttctttatttactgTGATAATACTAAAGTATTGCttgagtttttatttcattttttaa